The Dethiosulfovibrio peptidovorans DSM 11002 nucleotide sequence GGTATAACCACTCCGATGGTCCCCGACGCAGCGATAAGAGCGGCGGAAAAATCCAGATCATAACCCTTTTCCTTCAGCTCCGGCAGAAGAGCCGAACCCACAGCGGCGGTAGTCGCCGCGCCGGAGCCGGAGATGGCCGCTATGAACATGGAGGCCACCGTGGAGACTATCGAGAGCCCTCCTCTGATCCTGCCCAGAGATGCCTCGGCAAACGCCACGATCCTCTCGGAAATGCCCCCCTTGGCCAGGATATCACCGGCCAATATAAAGAATGGAACTGCCACCAGGGCAAAAGAGTTATTCCCCGTGAACATCATCTGAGGCACCATCTGAAGAGGCAGACCGTTGAGCAGCAGGACTATAGTGGCAGCCACCCCTATGGCCAGGCCTATCGGCATCCCCAGCGCCATCAGCAGGAAAAAAGCGCCTCCCAACACGAACCCCATCAGGAATCCCCCTCAAAGAGACACTTGAAACCGACTACGAGATGAATAATCACCACGACACAGAAAAAAGGGTACATGGCGTAAACCCACCTCATCGATATGCCCAAAGCCGGAGTCGTCTGAAAGGCCTCACTCTCCATCAGAGCCCCTCCGTACCAGCCAACTATCACGAAGAAAGCCACAGCCATGGACTGCACCAACACCGCCACGAAAAGCCGCAGAGGCCGGGGAAGCCTCTCTGTAAGAAAAGTTATCGATATATGACTTCCCCGGTAAAAGGCAACGGCGGCTCCTACCAGCGAGGCTCCAACAAGCATGAACCGTACCAGCTCCTCGGACCATATGAGGGCGTCCCCGAATATCCGGCAGAATATCTGAGCGGTCGTCAGGGCCACCATAGCTATCATGAGGACGAACAGGAGGACCTCGCAGGCCCTGTTCACCCTATCACTCAAGACAGTAACGAAAGCCATTGTTTTTATTTCGTGTCGACGATGGTCTTGATCGTCTCGGCACCGAACTTATCGTTATATTTGTCGTATATGGGTTTTACAGCCTCTCGGAAAGCCGCAAGATCCGGCTCCGTAACCTCCATGCCCTGATCCTTCAGAAACTGAAGCCACTCGGCGGCCTTCTGGTTGTCCAGGTCCCTGTTCGCCCTGGAGGCAGCCTTGGCGGCGTTCTCAATCAACTCATGCTGCGAGGCAGAGAGCTTCTTCCATGTAGCCATGCTCATCATTATGACGTTCGGAGCGTAGGCGTGTCTGGTCAAAGAAAGATACTTCTGGCTCTCGTAGAGCTTGAAGGAAACTATCACGTTCAGAGGATTTTCCTGTCCGTCAATGGTTCCCTGTTGAAGAGCCGTAAGGGCCTCGGTCCATGCCATGGGCACGGCATTAGCTCCAAGGGTCTTGAAGCTCTCTACGTAAACCGGGTTCTGCATAAGCCTTATCTTGAGCCCCTTCATGTCCTCCGGCTCCTTCACCGGCCTCACGCTGTTGGTGAGGTTGCGGAATCCCCTCTCTCCATAGGCAAGTCCCTTCCATCCGAACTTCTCCATATCGTCCAGCATTTTCTGTCCCACCGGGCCGTCCAACACCGCATAGGCGTGGTCGGTATCCCGGAAGAGAAAAGGCAGGTCGAACACGCCGAACTGAGGCATGAAGTTGATGATCGGACCTCCGGTTATGATCGCCGCATCCACCACTCCCATCCTCATGTTCTCCAGAAGGGTCCTCTCATCACCTAATTTGGCGTTGGGGAAAATGGTAACCTTCAGATCCTCGCCGCCGGCCTCCACCACTTCCTTGAACTTCAGGGCACACACGTGAAAGGCGTCCTGTTCGTTGACCACGTGGGCCAGCTTGAGGGTTCTTTCCTTGGCGAACCCGGTGCTCACAGCGGAAACGACCAACATAGCGGCCAAAGCGCACATCACAGATTTTCTCATCTTCTTCGTACCTCCCCTTCTTGGTTGGACCAATGGTACTACCAAAACCGAGGACATTATATTAGAATAGGGATCGCTTGACAACACCGAATAGGACCTACACGGAGGAGATGGACCAAGATGGAAAGCAAGAGGAAGAACCTTATAGATAGAATAGCCGAGCTGATAGAAGGAGGGGAGTTCCCCTTAGGAAAACTCCCCTCCGAGAGGGATTTCGCCGAGACCCTAGGTGTGAGCAGAGGCCTCCTGAGAGAGGCTCTGGTCACCATGGAGGGCATGGGCATACTGGATATAAAGGGCAGAGAGGGAATATACGTCACAGGAAGGGACATCGCCTCAAGCCTGGACGGGGTGATATCGGGGGTCATGCTGTGGCCTCACGAGACCATGGACCAGCTGATGGAGATGAGACGTCTGGTCGAGATTCCCGCATCAGGCCTGGCTGCGAGGCGAAGGGACGAATCGGACGTAGACAGGATGAGAAAATGCCTCAGAGAACTGGAGAAGCTGGAGAAATCCTCTACCGACTCGGACGGAGCCAGATGGGACTCTCTTCTACATATGTCGGTGGTGGACGGAGCGAAAAATAAGCTCCTATCCAGGGTCTTCGAGGGGGTCGCCCTCCTCATGGAGCGGTATATCGGGGATACCAGGAGGAGACTCTTCGCCAATCCCGGGCTTCCCGACGAGGTACTGCTTCAACACCAAGAGCTGGTAAATGCCGTTGAGATCGGCGACGACAGGAAGGCCATGGAGATCACAGAGGACCACCTCAGGATAGCCGACCGCCTATTCCGGCAGGGACATCCCTAATCGGGTCGCTCCCGTCTCTGGACGTCGTCTCCCAGAGCTCTGTAGACGACGTCCCCGGGGAACCCCCTGCGAAAGAGCCTTGCCTCTATTTTCCGGCTCTCGATTCCGACGGAACGCCACCCCTCGGCCAGACGGATAGCCCTTTCCTCCTCGTCTATATCGGCCTCCTCTATAGCCTCCACTATGAAATCGGAGGGTATTCCTCTGGAGCGAAGTTCATCTCTTATACGTCTTATCGACCAGTCGGGATGACCGTCCACGAACAGGATAGAGTAGGCCCTATCGTCTATCAGTCCCAGCTCCTCGTAGCGATTCAAGAGTGCCTCTGCTGTGGACCACTCGCACCCCTTTCGCCTCAGCCGGACGAAAAGTTCCTTCCTGGGATATACCCCTCTTCCCAGTAGATTCTGAAGGTATCTCTCGTGTCGATCCAACAGATCACCTCCCGGATCAAGCGGTACCGGCAAGCTCCAGCTTCTCCCGGTACATCCTAAAGACCATCTCCTTCACTGCCGGAATCGAATCCAGGTTGGGGTCTCGCCCCACCATATCGATCGCGATCCGCCTAGCCAAAGTCAACAGATCCTCGTCCCTTATCAGATCGGCCACCTTGAAATCGGTGAGCCCGTGCTGTCTGGTCCCGCATATCTCGCCTGGACCTCTAATCGCCATGTCAGCCTCGGCCACCTCGAATCCATCGGAGCTGGAGCAGATGGCCTCTAGCCGTCTGTTGCCGTCCTGGGTTCCCGGCTTTCCCAGCAGGAAACACCAGGACTGTTCATCGCTTCGTCCGACCCTTCCTCTTAGCTGATGAAGCTGGGAGAGACCGAAACGCTCGGCTCCCTCTATGACCATAACAGTCGCCTCTGGAACGTCGACCCCGACCTCTATCACAGTGGTCGACGCCAGAAGAGGACTCTCTCCGGAGGCGAATTCCTCCATAACCGATCGTCGCTCCTCCATGGACATCCTGCCGTGAAGCATGGACACCCTTTCCGATCCGAAACGGCGAACCAGAAAGTCGAACCTCTCCTCCAGAGGACGGGCGTTCAGATGCTCGCTCTCCTCTATGAGGGGACAGACCCAGAAGATCCTCCTTCCTCTGTCCATCTCCGAGTCCAGAAAGCCGTAGAGATCGTCCACCTTATGATCCCCTATCCACCTGGTCTTGACCGGGATCCGTCCCTCCGGCATCGTCCTTATAACAGACACGGAAAGGTCTCCATACACCGACAGGGCCAGAGTGCGAGGGATAGGGGTGGCGGTCATGACCAAGACGTGGGGCATCTCACCCTTTCCTCCGAGAGCTCCCCTTTGAAGCACTCCGAAGCGATGCTGTTCGTCTATCACGATCAGACCGAGCCTGCGAAAGACCACGTCCTCCTGAATAACGGCGTGAGTACCTATGACCAGATCGATCGAGCCTTCGGCTATCTCCTTCAGAAGAGCTTTCCGTTCCTTGGCCGAAAGTCCACCTGTTAGCAGACCGACCTTGACTCCGTGAGGCTCCAGGAAGGACCTCAGCCTTATGGCGTGCTGCTGGGCCAATATCGAGGTCGGGACCATAAGAGCCGCCTGGGTCCCTCCGTCGACGGCCTGCATCATGGCCAAGGTGGCCACGGCGGTCTTACCGGATCCGACGTCCCCCTGAAGAAGACGGTTCATGGTGACATCCGAGGACATATCCCTACCTATCTCGGCCAGTACCCTGCTCTGATCCTCGGTGAGCTCGAACGGGAGGGAATGCTCGATCTTCCGTCTGAGAGGGCCTCCCAGAGGAAGTCTAGGAGCTCCTCGAAGCTCCCCTACGGATCTTCTACGAATGGCAAGGCCGACCTGAAGCATAAAGAGCTCGTCGAAAGCCAGACGACGTCGGGCTCTTTTCCAGCTCTCCGGAGAGACGGGGCAGTGCATCTCCCTTATGGCCGGACCGAGGGGCTCCAGGTCCAGATCCCTCAGGAGCGACTCCGGCATATGGTCCTCCAGTTCGGGCAGAACCTGATCGAGTAATCTATGTATAATCTTTCTCAGCCATCGATCTGAGAGGCCGGCGGTGAGGGAGTATACGGCGACGATTCCTCCGATCTGAACAGGAACCTCGTCCTCCCCGAGGATCTCGAACTCGGGGGCCACAAACTGAGCCATTCCGCCCTCTTTGGCGACCTTGCCGTAGAGTGCCAACCTGGTCCCCGAGGTCAACAGACGATCCAGTCCCTTGCGGTTGAACCATAGAGCGGATGCCAGGCCGTGGCCGTCGCTCACGATAGCTCTGGTCAGAGAGATCCTCTTTTTAACGGACAGACGGCTGTCGGTGGACACCACCGTGACGATGGAGGCCGCCACGGTATCGGCCTGAAGATCCTTCAAAGACACTATCCGTCGTCTATCCTCGTAGCGACGGGGGAAAAAAAAGAGCAGGTCCCCCAAAGTGCGAACTCCCAGCCTTTCCAGCCGGGACGCCTTGACGGGACCTACTCCGTTGAGATACCGGATGGAACTGTCCAAAACGGTCACGGAAAGGAGCCCTCCTCCTCTCTGTCCGATCCCTCGACAAGACTGCTGAAACGGGCCAGAAGAGACCTGAAATCGGCCAGAAACATCTCCTTGGTCTTACGAGCCTCGTCGCACTGTCGCAGGAGGTCGTCTTTCTTGCCTCTGGCCTCGTTAATGATGCCCTCGGCTCGGCTTCTCGCCTCCGCCACTATGGCATCGGCCTCCTTCCTGGCCGATCCGAGCCGTTCCTCCGAGCTTCTCTGAGCCATTAGCAGGGCCTCCTGAAGGGAATCCCTTAGAGTATCGTATTCTCCCATCTTTTCCTGAATCCTTCTGATCTCCTGCTCCAACTCGGCCTGACGTTCCGCCGAATACTGAAGGGTATCGGCGACCTGATCGAGAAAGTCCTCGACCTCGTCGGGATTATAGCCTCTTATGGTCCTGGAGAAGGAGACGTTCTCGACGTCCAGAACCGTTACGAGACTAGTCACAGTAATTCTCCTGCCTCTCCTCTCCGGCAACCCATTCCTCGCAGGCGGTCTTCACCGGTGTCGCGAGAAAACTGCTCCTGGATACTCTGAGCAGACTACCCTTGGAAGCCGTGATAACCTCGTTTATGGCGGTCAACAGATCGTTCCCCAGATCCAGGTCGACGCCCTGAAGGTCTATCAGTATCAGCCGTCCCTGCCTTAGAGCGGAGAGAAGATCGTCCTTCAATTCCAGACAGTCCGACCCTCTGCACAGGATGACCTCCGCCTTTGGAGGAAGAGGCCTCATGACCCTCTCGAGCCGTTCCTCCCTAGAGGTTTCAACCATCGGGGGGACCTTGTCAAGGCCGTTTTCCTTATGGGATGTGATTACTATATCATCGTCGTCGTAATCGTCGGTCATACCCAAAAGCTCGAAAAGCCGATTCAACATATCCTTTAATGCCTCCGTTCCCTCTCTCCGAAAATAGCCGAACCTACCCTCACGATGGTGCTTCCCTCTTCTATAGCCAGCTCGAAATCGCCGCTCATTCCCATGGAAAGTTCCGGCAGAGACCGTCCGAACTCCTTCGTCGCTTGATCTCTGAGCTCTCTCAGAACTCCGAAAGCCCTGCCTATACGGACTTGATCGTCGCAAAGAGGCCCCACGGTCATCAAGCCCACAGGGTTCAAATAACCGCAGGAAGAGAAAATCCCATCCAGAAGGTCCAGGGTCTCCTCCGGAGATATACCATGCTTGGATGCCTCTCCGGAGGTGTTCACCTCTATCATTATATCGTAAGGGGCCTTATCGAACTCCAGCGCCAGACGGTCCAGGGTCTCGGCCAGACGCAGGCTATCCACACTGTGGATCACGTCGAAAAGAGCCATCGCTTTTCTCGCCTTGTTTCTCTGTAGATGGCCTATCAGATGCCAGGGAATGGAGAGATCCTCCGGCCAATTCTCCATCTTCCCCTCCGCCTCCTGAACCCTGTTCTCGCCCAGGGCCCATAGCAAACCGGTCCTGGCGACGGGGAGAATCCTCTCGACCGGATGGGTCTTGGTGACCCCTAATAGACGAACCTCCTCCGGACGTCTGCCGGAGCGAAAGGCCGCCTCGGCCATACGGTCCAGAACCTCTCTAACTTGAACTTCACAATCAACAGGATCTACCACAATTTTATCCTCCCCTCTTGAGCGATCATTCCGTTCAATAATACAAGACTCCCGGGGTTTAATCCAGCCTCCACCATAAAACGACCTCCATCCACAGGGAACCCCTCGACCTCCCGGAAGGAGACCTTGTTCCCGTAGAGAACGAAAACTCCCCTTACCCCCTGACGTATCACCACCGCCGAATCGGGAACGGCCACCCCTCTACCCTCTCCTCCATTGACGAAAAGCCGGAGTTCCCTCCGGGCCACTACTTCCGCCGGGAAGAAGGGCAGATTGACGTAAAGCTTGACGGTATGGCCCATCCTCTGAGCAACCCGGACCTCCCCCCTGTAGGGCACTCCCAATG carries:
- a CDS encoding TRAP transporter substrate-binding protein; translated protein: MRKSVMCALAAMLVVSAVSTGFAKERTLKLAHVVNEQDAFHVCALKFKEVVEAGGEDLKVTIFPNAKLGDERTLLENMRMGVVDAAIITGGPIINFMPQFGVFDLPFLFRDTDHAYAVLDGPVGQKMLDDMEKFGWKGLAYGERGFRNLTNSVRPVKEPEDMKGLKIRLMQNPVYVESFKTLGANAVPMAWTEALTALQQGTIDGQENPLNVIVSFKLYESQKYLSLTRHAYAPNVIMMSMATWKKLSASQHELIENAAKAASRANRDLDNQKAAEWLQFLKDQGMEVTEPDLAAFREAVKPIYDKYNDKFGAETIKTIVDTK
- the recG gene encoding ATP-dependent DNA helicase RecG produces the protein MTVLDSSIRYLNGVGPVKASRLERLGVRTLGDLLFFFPRRYEDRRRIVSLKDLQADTVAASIVTVVSTDSRLSVKKRISLTRAIVSDGHGLASALWFNRKGLDRLLTSGTRLALYGKVAKEGGMAQFVAPEFEILGEDEVPVQIGGIVAVYSLTAGLSDRWLRKIIHRLLDQVLPELEDHMPESLLRDLDLEPLGPAIREMHCPVSPESWKRARRRLAFDELFMLQVGLAIRRRSVGELRGAPRLPLGGPLRRKIEHSLPFELTEDQSRVLAEIGRDMSSDVTMNRLLQGDVGSGKTAVATLAMMQAVDGGTQAALMVPTSILAQQHAIRLRSFLEPHGVKVGLLTGGLSAKERKALLKEIAEGSIDLVIGTHAVIQEDVVFRRLGLIVIDEQHRFGVLQRGALGGKGEMPHVLVMTATPIPRTLALSVYGDLSVSVIRTMPEGRIPVKTRWIGDHKVDDLYGFLDSEMDRGRRIFWVCPLIEESEHLNARPLEERFDFLVRRFGSERVSMLHGRMSMEERRSVMEEFASGESPLLASTTVIEVGVDVPEATVMVIEGAERFGLSQLHQLRGRVGRSDEQSWCFLLGKPGTQDGNRRLEAICSSSDGFEVAEADMAIRGPGEICGTRQHGLTDFKVADLIRDEDLLTLARRIAIDMVGRDPNLDSIPAVKEMVFRMYREKLELAGTA
- a CDS encoding regulatory protein RecX, yielding MDRHERYLQNLLGRGVYPRKELFVRLRRKGCEWSTAEALLNRYEELGLIDDRAYSILFVDGHPDWSIRRIRDELRSRGIPSDFIVEAIEEADIDEEERAIRLAEGWRSVGIESRKIEARLFRRGFPGDVVYRALGDDVQRRERPD
- a CDS encoding FadR/GntR family transcriptional regulator; translated protein: MESKRKNLIDRIAELIEGGEFPLGKLPSERDFAETLGVSRGLLREALVTMEGMGILDIKGREGIYVTGRDIASSLDGVISGVMLWPHETMDQLMEMRRLVEIPASGLAARRRDESDVDRMRKCLRELEKLEKSSTDSDGARWDSLLHMSVVDGAKNKLLSRVFEGVALLMERYIGDTRRRLFANPGLPDEVLLQHQELVNAVEIGDDRKAMEITEDHLRIADRLFRQGHP
- a CDS encoding YggS family pyridoxal phosphate-dependent enzyme yields the protein MVDPVDCEVQVREVLDRMAEAAFRSGRRPEEVRLLGVTKTHPVERILPVARTGLLWALGENRVQEAEGKMENWPEDLSIPWHLIGHLQRNKARKAMALFDVIHSVDSLRLAETLDRLALEFDKAPYDIMIEVNTSGEASKHGISPEETLDLLDGIFSSCGYLNPVGLMTVGPLCDDQVRIGRAFGVLRELRDQATKEFGRSLPELSMGMSGDFELAIEEGSTIVRVGSAIFGERERRH
- a CDS encoding cell division protein SepF codes for the protein MLNRLFELLGMTDDYDDDDIVITSHKENGLDKVPPMVETSREERLERVMRPLPPKAEVILCRGSDCLELKDDLLSALRQGRLILIDLQGVDLDLGNDLLTAINEVITASKGSLLRVSRSSFLATPVKTACEEWVAGEERQENYCD
- a CDS encoding TRAP transporter small permease → MAFVTVLSDRVNRACEVLLFVLMIAMVALTTAQIFCRIFGDALIWSEELVRFMLVGASLVGAAVAFYRGSHISITFLTERLPRPLRLFVAVLVQSMAVAFFVIVGWYGGALMESEAFQTTPALGISMRWVYAMYPFFCVVVIIHLVVGFKCLFEGDS
- a CDS encoding DivIVA domain-containing protein, whose protein sequence is MTSLVTVLDVENVSFSRTIRGYNPDEVEDFLDQVADTLQYSAERQAELEQEIRRIQEKMGEYDTLRDSLQEALLMAQRSSEERLGSARKEADAIVAEARSRAEGIINEARGKKDDLLRQCDEARKTKEMFLADFRSLLARFSSLVEGSDREEEGSFP